A stretch of Desulfuromonadaceae bacterium DNA encodes these proteins:
- the pyrR gene encoding bifunctional pyr operon transcriptional regulator/uracil phosphoribosyltransferase PyrR yields the protein MAEQGTLILDKAGVRRALTRIAHEIIERNKGVKNVALVGIRSGGDDLAKLLARQIAAIENIEVPLGTIDITMYRDDLDSRGGKPIGKTEIPFSLDDMKIVLVDDVLFTGRTIRAAMDALMDLGRPRAIQLSVLIDRGHRELPIRPDFVGRNLPTAINEKIDVVFDGERNPLEVRLIKS from the coding sequence ATGGCTGAACAGGGAACCTTGATTTTGGACAAAGCCGGTGTGCGCCGCGCCCTGACCCGGATTGCGCACGAGATTATCGAACGCAACAAGGGGGTGAAGAATGTTGCTTTGGTGGGCATTCGCAGTGGTGGTGACGATCTTGCCAAACTGCTGGCTCGCCAGATTGCCGCGATCGAAAATATCGAGGTGCCACTCGGAACGATCGACATTACCATGTATCGTGACGATCTCGATTCGCGTGGTGGCAAGCCGATCGGCAAGACAGAAATTCCTTTTTCTCTTGACGATATGAAGATCGTCCTTGTGGATGATGTGCTCTTTACCGGGCGCACCATTCGTGCGGCGATGGATGCCTTGATGGATCTTGGCCGACCGCGCGCGATTCAGCTTTCTGTGTTGATCGATCGGGGACATCGGGAGTTGCCGATTCGCCCCGATTTTGTCGGGCGGAATCTGCCGACAGCGATCAATGAAAAGATCGATGTGGTTTTTGATGGGGAACGTAATCCGCTTGAAGTGCGGCTGATCAAATCCTGA
- the gap gene encoding type I glyceraldehyde-3-phosphate dehydrogenase — MAVKVAINGFGRIGRNFFRASWQDPEVDVVALNDLTDAKTLAHLLQYDSVHGIFKAEVSADGDAIVVDGKRIKVIKERDPANLPWQQLGVETVIESTGFFTDKTSAGKHLAAGAQRVIISAPGKDVDLTVCMGVNEADYNPTTDRVISNASCTTNCLAPVAKVLLKEFGIVKGMMTTIHSYTNDQQILDLPHSDLRRARAAAVSMIPTSTGAAKAVSLVLPELKGKLDGMAVRVPTPNVSLVDLVIETEKETTTEAVNAALKAAANGPLKGILAYTDKPLVSCDFNGDPASSTVDGLSTNVIGGKMVKVLSWYDNEWGYSNRLYDLVKYIAKR; from the coding sequence ATGGCAGTAAAAGTCGCAATTAACGGCTTCGGTCGCATCGGTCGCAACTTCTTCCGGGCGTCATGGCAGGATCCTGAGGTAGATGTTGTCGCTCTTAACGATTTGACGGATGCCAAAACCCTCGCACACTTGCTCCAGTACGATTCGGTACACGGTATTTTCAAGGCTGAGGTGTCGGCTGACGGCGATGCCATTGTCGTTGACGGCAAGCGGATCAAGGTCATTAAGGAACGTGACCCTGCCAACCTGCCGTGGCAACAACTCGGTGTTGAAACGGTGATCGAATCAACCGGATTTTTTACTGACAAAACCTCCGCTGGCAAGCACCTTGCGGCTGGCGCTCAGCGCGTCATTATCAGTGCTCCGGGGAAAGATGTTGATCTGACGGTCTGCATGGGGGTTAACGAAGCCGATTATAACCCGACAACTGATCGGGTGATTTCCAACGCATCGTGTACCACCAACTGTCTGGCCCCTGTGGCCAAGGTACTGCTGAAGGAGTTCGGTATCGTTAAAGGCATGATGACAACGATTCACTCCTATACCAACGACCAGCAAATCCTTGATCTGCCCCACTCCGACCTGCGCCGTGCCCGCGCCGCCGCAGTTTCGATGATTCCGACCTCAACCGGAGCCGCCAAGGCGGTCTCGCTGGTCCTGCCGGAATTGAAAGGAAAACTTGACGGCATGGCGGTGCGCGTGCCGACGCCGAATGTTTCGCTGGTTGACCTGGTTATCGAAACAGAAAAAGAAACCACAACCGAAGCGGTCAACGCCGCACTCAAGGCGGCGGCCAATGGCCCACTGAAGGGCATCCTTGCCTACACTGATAAACCGCTGGTGTCCTGCGATTTTAACGGTGATCCGGCATCTTCGACGGTTGATGGTTTGTCGACCAACGTTATCGGTGGCAAGATGGTCAAGGTTCTGTCCTGGTACGACAATGAATGGGGCTACTCGAACCGGCTGTATGACCTGGTCAAATATATTGCCAAGAGATAA
- a CDS encoding dihydroorotase, which produces MKILIKGGRVIDPSRNFDQVADLLIEDGKITAIEATINTNAADHVIDASGQLVTPGLIDIHVHLRDPGLEYKEDIITGTLAAVAGGFTSVACMPNTKPVNDNKAVTQYMINRAKNDGYCNVFPIGAITKGMAGETLSEMGELKEAGCLAVSDDGRPVSDGEVMRRALEYSRSFGITVVSHTEDLSLVGEGVMNDGFVATELGLKGIPWVAEDTMTARDVMLAEFTGGRLHVAHISTKGGVEIVRQAKARGVNVTCEATPHHFTLTDEAVRGYNTDAKMNPPLRSAADVAAIRAGLADGTIDAIATDHAPHHIDEKNVEFRIAMNGIVGLETALPLTLELVAAGTIDLPRAVALLSCGPAHALNIPRGTLDIAAPADVTVIDPSLEWIVVREELKSKSKNTPFTGRKMKGAATCTIVGGKIVFSR; this is translated from the coding sequence ATGAAAATCCTGATAAAAGGCGGCAGAGTTATCGATCCCTCTCGAAATTTTGACCAGGTTGCGGATCTGCTGATCGAGGACGGCAAAATCACTGCTATTGAAGCAACGATCAACACCAACGCGGCTGATCACGTCATTGACGCCAGCGGTCAGCTGGTTACCCCGGGGCTGATCGATATTCATGTCCATTTGCGCGATCCGGGGCTGGAGTACAAAGAGGATATTATCACCGGCACGTTAGCGGCGGTCGCCGGTGGTTTTACCTCGGTGGCGTGTATGCCGAATACCAAACCGGTGAATGATAATAAAGCGGTTACCCAATATATGATCAATAGGGCGAAAAACGATGGCTATTGCAACGTTTTTCCGATCGGTGCCATCACCAAAGGAATGGCCGGGGAGACCCTCAGCGAGATGGGGGAACTCAAGGAAGCGGGATGCCTGGCGGTCTCTGATGACGGTCGACCGGTCAGTGACGGTGAGGTCATGCGTCGCGCCCTGGAATATTCCCGTTCATTCGGCATAACGGTTGTTTCTCATACCGAAGATCTGTCGCTGGTCGGGGAGGGGGTCATGAACGATGGTTTTGTGGCCACCGAACTTGGTCTGAAGGGGATCCCCTGGGTTGCTGAAGATACCATGACGGCACGCGACGTGATGCTCGCTGAATTCACCGGTGGACGTCTGCATGTGGCGCACATATCGACCAAAGGCGGAGTTGAAATTGTCCGTCAGGCCAAGGCGCGTGGGGTCAACGTAACCTGTGAAGCGACTCCGCACCATTTCACCTTGACCGATGAGGCGGTGCGCGGGTACAACACCGACGCCAAAATGAATCCGCCCCTGCGCAGCGCCGCAGATGTCGCGGCAATTCGCGCCGGACTGGCAGATGGCACCATCGATGCCATCGCTACCGATCATGCTCCGCACCATATCGACGAGAAGAATGTCGAGTTCCGTATCGCCATGAACGGCATCGTCGGGCTGGAAACGGCCCTGCCGCTAACGCTGGAGCTGGTCGCCGCAGGGACAATCGATTTGCCGCGTGCGGTTGCGTTGCTGAGTTGCGGTCCGGCTCACGCGCTCAACATTCCTCGCGGGACGCTGGACATTGCTGCTCCGGCGGATGTAACCGTTATCGACCCATCACTGGAGTGGATCGTGGTGCGCGAAGAGCTGAAATCAAAAAGCAAAAACACGCCGTTCACCGGACGTAAAATGAAGGGTGCGGCGACCTGTACCATTGTCGGTGGTAAGATAGTTTTTAGTCGATAA
- a CDS encoding aspartate carbamoyltransferase catalytic subunit, whose product MAFNHKHILGTEYLSREDIQLILDTAESFREINTRSIKKVPTLRGKTIINAFFENSTRTRLSFEIAGKRLSADTVNISGSTSSVTKGETLEDTARNIEAMHPDIIVIRHGHSGAPHYLAERLHCSVINAGDGAHEHPSQALLDMLTMRQHKGEIDGLKVAIVGDIAHSRVVRSNLYALNKMGADVHLAGPGTMMPSGIERLGATVHYDIRAAIKDADVVMMLRIQLERQGLTLLPTLREYARFFGLNDDVLKLAKADAIVMHPGPMNRGVEISSAVADGPQNVILGQVENGVAVRMALLYLVSGGEQAVE is encoded by the coding sequence ATGGCATTCAACCACAAGCACATCCTCGGTACCGAATATTTAAGCCGCGAGGATATCCAGTTGATCCTGGATACCGCAGAAAGTTTTCGTGAGATCAATACGCGGTCAATCAAAAAAGTACCGACCTTGCGCGGTAAAACGATTATCAACGCCTTTTTCGAAAACAGCACGCGGACGCGTTTGTCCTTTGAGATTGCCGGAAAACGGCTCTCTGCCGATACTGTCAATATCTCCGGTTCAACGTCTTCGGTCACCAAAGGGGAAACCCTCGAAGATACCGCCCGCAATATCGAAGCCATGCATCCGGACATTATCGTGATCCGTCACGGTCATTCCGGTGCGCCGCACTATCTTGCCGAGCGGCTGCATTGCTCCGTAATCAATGCCGGCGACGGCGCGCATGAACATCCCAGTCAGGCATTGCTTGATATGCTGACGATGCGTCAGCATAAGGGTGAAATTGATGGCTTGAAAGTCGCGATTGTTGGCGATATCGCTCACAGTCGCGTGGTGCGTTCGAACCTTTACGCCCTGAATAAAATGGGTGCTGATGTTCACCTGGCCGGTCCCGGAACGATGATGCCGAGCGGCATTGAACGTCTTGGAGCCACCGTCCATTATGACATCCGCGCAGCGATCAAGGATGCTGATGTGGTGATGATGCTGCGGATTCAGCTGGAACGGCAGGGGTTGACGCTGCTACCGACCTTGCGCGAATATGCACGCTTTTTCGGGTTGAACGATGACGTGCTCAAACTCGCCAAAGCGGATGCGATTGTCATGCATCCTGGGCCGATGAACCGCGGTGTGGAAATTTCTTCCGCAGTCGCCGACGGGCCGCAGAACGTCATCCTCGGGCAGGTAGAAAACGGGGTTGCCGTGCGCATGGCTTTACTTTATCTGGTTAGCGGTGGCGAGCAGGCCGTCGAATAA
- the carA gene encoding glutamine-hydrolyzing carbamoyl-phosphate synthase small subunit — protein MRAALALADGQVFYGNAFGATGEVYGEVVFNTSMTGYQEILTDPSYAGEIVTMTYPQIGNCGINREDVESARPHLSGFVIKENCNFPSNWRSEKTLDAYLEENNVVGMEGIDTRALVRHIRDKGAQTGVISTLDLDADSLVTKARQAPSIVGQDLVRTVTCAQPYVWDEGVWTLGEGYAVAPDTARFKVVAYDFGIKRNILRKLVSNGCAVTVVPATTPAHEVLSMEPDGVFLSNGPGDPAPVRYAQETIRQLLGKVPIFGICLGHQLLSIALGGNTYKLKFGHRGGNQPVLDKATGRVEITAQNHGFAVDPATLESDIEVSHINLNDQTVEGITHKKYPAFSVQYHPEASPGPHDAHYLFARFIDLMQQDERSSR, from the coding sequence ATGAGAGCAGCACTGGCGCTTGCCGATGGCCAAGTGTTTTACGGCAACGCCTTTGGCGCAACGGGCGAGGTTTACGGTGAGGTCGTCTTTAATACCAGCATGACCGGCTATCAGGAGATTCTCACCGATCCGTCTTACGCGGGTGAAATCGTCACGATGACATATCCGCAGATCGGCAATTGCGGGATCAATCGTGAGGACGTTGAATCTGCCCGGCCTCATCTGTCCGGGTTCGTGATCAAGGAGAACTGCAACTTTCCCAGCAACTGGCGCTCCGAAAAGACCCTCGATGCCTATCTTGAAGAGAACAATGTTGTTGGCATGGAGGGGATCGATACCCGCGCGCTGGTTCGGCACATCCGCGACAAGGGTGCCCAGACCGGAGTTATCTCAACCCTTGATCTTGATGCTGACAGTCTGGTCACTAAAGCCCGTCAGGCACCATCGATTGTTGGTCAGGATCTGGTCAGAACGGTTACGTGTGCACAACCCTATGTCTGGGACGAAGGGGTCTGGACTCTTGGTGAGGGTTATGCGGTCGCCCCAGATACAGCGCGTTTCAAGGTCGTTGCTTACGATTTTGGCATCAAACGCAACATTTTGCGCAAGCTGGTCTCCAACGGCTGCGCGGTGACGGTCGTGCCGGCGACCACTCCCGCGCACGAGGTGCTGAGCATGGAGCCGGATGGCGTTTTTTTGAGCAATGGCCCAGGGGATCCGGCGCCGGTCAGGTACGCTCAGGAGACGATTCGCCAGCTGTTGGGCAAGGTGCCGATCTTCGGTATCTGCCTCGGACATCAACTGTTGTCCATCGCGCTTGGGGGAAATACCTACAAACTCAAGTTCGGCCATCGCGGCGGCAATCAGCCGGTTCTCGATAAAGCTACCGGGCGGGTTGAAATTACCGCGCAGAATCATGGTTTTGCCGTTGATCCGGCAACGCTGGAGAGTGACATTGAGGTCAGTCATATCAATCTGAACGACCAGACGGTTGAGGGGATCACGCATAAAAAGTACCCCGCCTTTTCGGTACAGTACCACCCTGAAGCCTCCCCTGGGCCGCATGATGCACACTATCTTTTCGCCCGTTTTATCGATTTGATGCAACAGGATGAACGTTCATCGCGTTGA